The Triticum aestivum cultivar Chinese Spring chromosome 6D, IWGSC CS RefSeq v2.1, whole genome shotgun sequence genomic sequence CATTCCAGAAATGAAGATTATACTATCTCGACTAATAAAACAATAAAGTAAAGAGATGGTAAAAACAGGCATCCTCAGGAAACAAAAAGGTAAGGCTACCTCCTAATAAAAAAATTCATACTTCCAACATTGTCAAAAAATCCTCTGTACTTTTTGAAAGGAACTTCTCTATATACTAATGCCTAGTTCTGCTTAACTCCAGATTCAATTCTAGGATATAGAAATTGAATATAATCATAGAAGATTTAGAGCCTTAGATTGATAACTTTTAACTTTGGCCTACAAATAGCAGAACATGTAGCTTCTGACTAATTTACAGGACAGATTCTGTAACTTCAGATCTCTTGCTCAGTCAGGCAATCAATCTCAGCCTGTCGGGTATGGAGGCTATTTGCTAGTCTCCAGTTAGCTTTTGCTGTGGTGACAAATTATTGTCTATGAAAGTTACCTAAGCTGAACAAAGGACCCTTTGTATCAACATGCAGTCAAATTTCCCTTTTACTGCGAGCAAGGTTTGGGAAAGGAGGGAGGAGGCTGACAGACCACATCACCATGTCACCACATATCAACTCTATCAGCCACTATTAGTAGTTACATATATATTGCAGTGCAATCAAGTTCTGTCCAGTAATCTTAACTGTTACAAATGCTAGATTATATGAGGAAACATCACAGCACCCAAATCAGTAGCTAAAAAACAATGGACCTTGCTAAGTAATGCAAAGGCAGAAAGTTTTCACTGAACTTTCCCGATCAGGATCTGGAAAACTAAGAACTGACACGGTCACATATTGAAGTAGAATTCATATTTGCAGTATAGCTCAACTTGACCGAGAATTTTGAGCTAACCTAGCCTAATACTTTAAGCCGATGTAAAGATATTGCAAGTCAAAGAATTACCTCTATTGGTACATGAATAGGCTTTTTAGGGATATCTTGTAGCGACAGGCTAGGAACAGCTTTGAGAGCTTCTGGAGGATCTGGAGTCTCTTGTTTGTCCTTCAGCTCCTTTGTAGCGCGTGCCAACTCTGCAAGATCCTCCTGAGTCATGCTAGATTTTACTTGTTTTAAAATTTCTTTCTCGGCAGCTTCATCACGTGAAGCTTTCTCTGGATCAGGCTGCACAACAAAGTATCGAATTTTAAGAGGTAACAAAAAACTCATTTCATATAGAACTCTTTAGGTGGAGGGTTCTCTATATACCTGCATTTCAACTGTAACACGATGCACATTGTTCAAAATATATTTTTCAATGAGTGGGGAGAATACTGCTTTGGATCCCTTCTCTGCAATGCGTGCTTTGAGTTGCTGCAACGGCTGTTCATATTTCAGAGGCTCGAAAGGGTCCATGTCATATATCCATTTTCCctgcaattttttgtgaagttgaAGAAAATATTAATATGCCCAAACATACTTGTCTGTTTCTTTTTTACATATCATGAAACTCATACCATCGAACGAAGCATTAGTGACAGCCCTCGAGGAAATGATCCCGTGTTATTCTCCCTGAGAGAGAATTCGATCGTGTTCATAGATGCTTCCACTGCTTCTGGTGCAAATCCCTCCTCTGCCAAATTCTTCAAAATCTGCATAACCAGCTCTTCAACTTTCTCAATGTTATCCTCAGATACACCTTTCAAGCCTATACTGAATTGTGGTTGAAGAAGCTCATCCTCAACACCACCTCCCACAATAGCCTCTCCTAAACCACTTTCAAGAAGAATTCTTCTAAGTGGTGAAGCGGGAGTGCCCAGCAACAGGTGATCCAGGAAACCAAGTGCAAGCTCTGTCTCTACGTCCAGTGGCTCCTCTGACAACAGCCAGTTAGTGCAAACCATATATTTCTTTTTCAAATCACCTTCTTGGCCAGCAGGATACTTCTCTGCAATCCTCACTGGCTCTTTGAAAAGTTTCTGAGGCATAACCTTTGATTCATTACGAGCAGCGCTGGCTTCAAACAGGTCAAGGTATTCTACAGAAGAGAGGCAAGATAAGAAAAAAAAACAATGgtgtcaaaaaaagaaaaagaaaatacagcCAAAGGCTCAAAAAACAACCCTGTGAATAAGCACGACTAACTACTATATGGACACATTACCACTTAGAATTCGTAGTCGCTCTTTTGTGTCATCATCACCGTAGAACCAGATCCTAGCATTGCTCGGATGGTAAAACTTACTGTGGAACtcctgaacatatgacatcaaaaGGTTGGGATTCAAAATTTGAAGAAAATAATTAACCAATGCTAGCTTATTGGTGCACTAATATAGAAAAATGGACTCGATGGTCCTAGAAGCATTCCTCTTTTACTTTCCAATAAAAAATCACTGAAACTTGTAGTTTTCTAGAGGAGCAAAATGACAAATTAAGTATCATTTCATGAAAATAGAAAATTAGAACCGAGGAAACCTTGAATTCTTCGAAAGTAAGCTTTGGGATATCATTTGGGTCCCCACCACTATCCACACCATACGTGTTATCAGGAGAAAGTGCCTGTAGAAAGCTCAAATATGTTAGGTACTCTTGTAGCAACTGCATCTAAAATAATGATATGAGAAACTGGCAAAAAGAACTGGGATCTGATGAGAACAGCACAAAGGGGTATTCACCACTGGGACTATTAGCACAAACTAATAAACAAGGAAGCATCAACTACGGAAGTATAGACTAGAGACGGTTGAAACTACAACTTGCTAATGTACAGGTGGAACTGCAACAGCAATCAGAAAAGCAGAATGAATGCAGGTGGAAATGCAACAACCTGGACCCGCATGTCAGTTCTTAGATAAGCAGCTCCTCATAAAAAAGGCGTGCAGTTTGTCAAGCAGCAAAGCCTGAATTTAGTCCTAACTGATAAAACTATACAGGGATTGACCAAATCCGATCAACTATAGGGTGAAACAATCATTGGAATAAATGTGTTGAAAAGATTCTGAACACATTAGAATAAACAGCACGGTGATTCTAACGCAGTATCATTCCAAGGATGATAAAAGTAACACATAAGCAAACTCTCCTACTGAATAAAAGTCACAGACTGAAAAACAGAATCGAACAAATCGCTAACCTGTTGAGACACACGGCCCATTATGTTATCAGGTTGAGAGTAGACTCCTTTCATCTCGTTGAAGACAACACCTACAGTCAAATGTTAAAGGATTGCATTCAGGGACTTTTTGAGGAATGAGCAGACCTAGCTCACATCCAAATGTATTTGCTTCATTAGAATAGCCTGAGTAATCAAACCTTTGTAGGATATCTCTTCTTCGGGGCTGTTAAGCTCATAATGCCAACCTTCCTGTTGAAATGTTTGGAAGTCCTCAACACACTTAGGGAAAAACACAGCATCAAGGTATACATCAACCAAGTTATAGAAATCCTGCAAAACAACAACAGAAATGATGATAATGCTACAAAAGGTGGTGCTGAATAAATGACAGAAGCAAATAAGTGACTAATATAATAGGTGTCACCTTGGTGTTTGTTGATGCAACTGGATAACACGTCCGATCTGGATAGGTGAACGCATTCAGGAAAGTATGCAGACTACCCTTTAAGAGCTCAACAAATGGCTCTTTCAAAGGGTACTTTCTTGATCCACAGAGAACGCTATGCTCAAGAATGTGAGGTATGCCAGTCGAATTTTTCCTGGTAATAAAGGAAACTTATTCAGAAACCCCATAACAGTTTGCATGCAATGATATGCTGTTTACATCTTTCCTATCTGTGAATAAGTTTCCCTGCTTTGCGTGCATGATAATATAACATCAATGACACCACGAGGCAAGGACTAGATGCACTTACGGAGGGGTACGGAATACAATGCCAAACACTTTATTCTCATCATCGTTTGCCACGGACATCACCTCTGCGCCTGTCTTCTTGTGCTTGTAGAGAACAGCAGCTGATTTGCACTCGTCTATGACTTGTTCAGATACCTTTTCGAAGCCTAGCTTTGCCGCATACTCATGGACATCATCGGTGTCTGCTTACGGAATAATAAAAAAAGGTCATGCGCTGGCACATTCATTCTCGAACTACAACTTTTATCATAGTCCCAACAGAGGTTACTTGGATAACAAGCAGTGTATCTCCAGCTATCCCATTACAAATTATAAAGCAGAGCAGCATACAGATGCCTGAGATTCGATAGTAAAGTTCGACACCAAAACTTGCACAATGCAACCTTAGACCATTAGTATTACCAACGAATTGTGCAACTACACCAAATTGCAGGTAAAACGGTACATAAGCTAACTCCACATACAGACGAGTTGGGGCAAAAGCTCACCGCTGGGCACAGGGGAGGGCGAGGTGGAGACGGCGGGGACGGAGAGGCGCCTCGCGAGGCCGGGCGCGGTGAGCGGCCAGTACCGCCCCGCGGCGTGCAGGTGCAGCGGCGCGGCCGCGGCCAGGAGGCGCGACGAGCCGccgcgcgacgaggaggaggaggacgacgacgccgcCGACGAGGAGGAGGTCAACCGGCGACGcggcgcggaggaggaggcggcgggcacgAGGGGCCTGGGCCTGCCGCAgcgctggaggaggcggcggccggaggtgcgGAGCAGCGCCACCCGCTCCATGGCGTGGGTGTCCAGCTTGCCGTCGGCTCTGGCTGGGGTTTGCTTTTGCCTGTGGGGtggattggaggagggggcagacgTGGCGGCGTGGTAGCTCGATTCGATCGATGCGGCTAGGCTCTCCCTGCTGCTGGGCTTTTTCTCTGGGGTTTTGCCTGCTTGCTTGGGCTGGAAGAAGAAGGAGGCGAGGAGGAAAATCCTTGGTTTTTTAGCTCCTGGATCGATTTTCGACGGGGAAAAAAATTGTGTGGTTGCGAGGGCGTAGAGGGTCTGAGAGTGAGCTATGGTGCACCCGTTTGAAGTTTTGGCGTTTTATGGACGTGTTTGTAGCGTGTACACTGGAGAAGTCTGGAGCTCTGCAACTCTTGGTTGAATTCTCGTTGTAATGTGTCCATTCGATATCTAGTCCAGTCTGGACTCTGGAGATGCTAGACTACAAACTCAAGTTTCTTGGTTTGAAACGAAAGGGAGCTCCTACTTGGCGCCTTCTGCGCCAGGAAACACAATTGGCACTCACACGCGCCTAAAGCGGGCCACAAGGAaacttaattttgaaaaaaaaataacaaaattaAAAAATAATCTGGAGTTTGAAAAAAAGGTGAAattgaaaaaaatacaaaaaatgtgaaattgaaaaggttcatgaattcaaaaatgtttgctaatttcataaattttaaaacTGTTCATTAATTTGAATAAGTTTATGggcttgaaaaaagttcacaaatttcagaaaaaatatcttaatttttttaaaaaaaataaagaattAAAAATgttaattttttaaaaataattaggCAATTTTGTATGTTTTATAAAAACACGCATAATAATATTCACAAaataaaaaagttcaccgattttgaaaaaatCACTAATTtaaaaaaggacaaaaataaaaaggaaataagaaaaaaAAGGCAAACATAAAACGACATATGGCAAAAGAAAGAAATAATCAGTTCAaaagcttctagaagcttcacaAAACGAAGTGTGCCACAATTATGTTATGGTGCCATTACAGCCGTACTAGCGATATAATATGGGGTGGCCCATTTGCGTAGGAGGGGTGTCCGGGAGCAACTAATCAAGGGGTACCCCCTTGTGGAGCTTTATTTTTATGATGTGCTTTTGGTTTTTTTAGATGGGTTGttttcgagggggggggggggtcagctttttggtttctgacaaaaaaaagcacatatttgcttccgcgagaggcatcaaaaaggaaaaaaaaacatggtttcttttgctttcgcgagagacacggatttgcttctcgtggaggcacatgtttgctttcatgagaggcataggaaaggggaaaacatgttttctattattattattttcagcgGGAAGCCCAGATTCGCTTCTCGTGGACGCACAGTTGTGCTTCTCGGAAaaggggaaaatgtttttttttgcttttgtgAGAGGCATATATTTTCTTTTCGTGAAAGCATAGATTTTCTTTCACGAGAGACACAGATCTGCTTCCTTGAGAGGCGTAGTTgtgcctctcagaaagggaaaaaaGTTGGAAAAAATATGCTTCCGGCTCGGGTTTTTTGTTTCCAGTTTTTTTCCGTGAGAGAAAAAGGTTCGTCGAAACCCAGTAACATGAGGTATAATTTTGAAGCTcaatgcgagaaatccaatggtaaAAATGGTTCGGGATTTGAACGCAGGGTTTaaaagataaaatgttttgaataaatgaatctaagaaagaaa encodes the following:
- the LOC123145549 gene encoding presequence protease 1, chloroplastic/mitochondrial, whose amino-acid sequence is MERVALLRTSGRRLLQRCGRPRPLVPAASSSAPRRRLTSSSSAASSSSSSSSRGGSSRLLAAAAPLHLHAAGRYWPLTAPGLARRLSVPAVSTSPSPVPSDTDDVHEYAAKLGFEKVSEQVIDECKSAAVLYKHKKTGAEVMSVANDDENKVFGIVFRTPPKNSTGIPHILEHSVLCGSRKYPLKEPFVELLKGSLHTFLNAFTYPDRTCYPVASTNTKDFYNLVDVYLDAVFFPKCVEDFQTFQQEGWHYELNSPEEEISYKGVVFNEMKGVYSQPDNIMGRVSQQALSPDNTYGVDSGGDPNDIPKLTFEEFKEFHSKFYHPSNARIWFYGDDDTKERLRILSEYLDLFEASAARNESKVMPQKLFKEPVRIAEKYPAGQEGDLKKKYMVCTNWLLSEEPLDVETELALGFLDHLLLGTPASPLRRILLESGLGEAIVGGGVEDELLQPQFSIGLKGVSEDNIEKVEELVMQILKNLAEEGFAPEAVEASMNTIEFSLRENNTGSFPRGLSLMLRSMGKWIYDMDPFEPLKYEQPLQQLKARIAEKGSKAVFSPLIEKYILNNVHRVTVEMQPDPEKASRDEAAEKEILKQVKSSMTQEDLAELARATKELKDKQETPDPPEALKAVPSLSLQDIPKKPIHVPIEVGEINGVKVLQHDLFTNDVVYSEVVFDMGSMKKEHLQLLPLFCQSLLEMGTKDMDFVQLNQLIGRKTGGISVYPLTSSIKGKEDPLTRVVVRGKAMSTRVEDLFHLMNCLLQDVQFTEQQRFKQFVSQSKARMENRLRGSGHGIAAARMDAKLNAAGWISEQMGGVSYLEYLRDLETKIDQDWDRISASLEEMRKSLFSKEGCLINITSDSKNLEKSGQHIAKFLDALPSSPSLGSDPWLSRLPSVNEAIVIPTQVNYVGKAGNLYQSGYQLNGSAYVISKHISNTWLWDRVRVSGGAYGGFCDFDTHSGVFSYLSYRDPNLLKTLEVYDGTAKFLRELDVDDDALTKAIIGTIGDVDSYQLPDAKGYSSLMRYLLGITEEERQQRREEILATSVKDFKEFADAVETINDNGVVVAVASPDDVEAANKEKSLFSDIKKCL